The proteins below are encoded in one region of Segatella copri:
- a CDS encoding lytic transglycosylase domain-containing protein — MKKILVMAAAMLFSLQGIHAQTDVTEETDNDDIITVTDKDGKQEEIEVPEGMEDNLDSLLHLYNAQTYMMADTTCKYRDVNPVFEKEVYIDRLKRMPTIIEMPYNEVVQKFIDRYSGKLRRSVSFMLGASNFYMPIFEEALEAYNLPLELKYLPVIESALNPKAVSRVGATGLWQFMLPTGKRYGLEVNSLIDERRDPVKASYAAAHYLSDLYKIFDDWSLVIAAYNCGPTNVNKAIHRAKGNADYWNIYPYLPKETRGYVPAFIAANYIMNYYCDHNICPMVSELPVKTDTIVVSKDIHLEQISKVLNINIEHLRNLNPQYRHDIINGLNHPMVLRLPSTLIGSFIDQQDSICAYRADELFQKRAIVDVNDAQPTYSRPRSSYSRHSAYSRSKKSSKRGRNRKQGSKSVTIKNGDTLSEIAARHGTTVKKLRKLNGIKGNSIRAGKKIKVK; from the coding sequence ATGAAGAAAATACTAGTCATGGCAGCAGCGATGCTGTTCAGCTTACAAGGCATTCATGCCCAAACCGACGTTACAGAAGAAACAGATAACGATGATATCATCACCGTTACCGACAAAGACGGAAAGCAGGAGGAAATCGAAGTACCTGAGGGAATGGAAGATAACCTCGATAGCCTGCTCCACCTTTACAATGCACAGACTTACATGATGGCAGATACAACCTGCAAATACCGCGATGTAAACCCTGTCTTTGAGAAGGAAGTGTATATCGACCGTCTGAAGAGAATGCCTACCATCATCGAAATGCCATACAATGAGGTAGTACAGAAATTCATAGACCGATACAGCGGCAAACTACGCCGTTCGGTAAGTTTCATGTTGGGAGCAAGCAACTTCTACATGCCTATTTTCGAAGAGGCATTAGAGGCTTACAACCTGCCACTGGAACTGAAATATCTGCCAGTTATCGAATCGGCACTTAACCCTAAAGCTGTATCACGCGTTGGTGCCACAGGTTTATGGCAGTTTATGCTGCCTACCGGCAAGCGATATGGTCTGGAAGTAAACTCACTCATCGATGAACGCCGCGACCCGGTAAAAGCATCCTATGCAGCCGCTCACTATCTGAGCGACCTGTACAAAATATTCGACGATTGGAGCCTCGTGATTGCAGCTTACAACTGCGGTCCAACCAATGTCAACAAGGCCATCCATCGTGCAAAAGGCAACGCCGACTACTGGAACATCTATCCATATCTGCCAAAGGAAACACGTGGATATGTACCAGCTTTCATCGCTGCCAACTACATCATGAACTACTACTGCGATCATAACATCTGCCCTATGGTAAGCGAACTGCCAGTAAAGACAGACACTATCGTAGTATCAAAAGATATCCACCTGGAGCAGATTTCCAAAGTGCTGAACATCAACATCGAGCACCTGCGCAATCTGAATCCACAGTATCGTCATGATATCATCAACGGATTGAACCATCCGATGGTATTGCGTCTTCCATCTACCCTCATCGGTAGTTTCATCGACCAGCAGGACAGCATCTGTGCTTACAGAGCCGACGAACTCTTCCAGAAGCGCGCTATAGTAGATGTCAACGATGCACAGCCTACCTATAGCCGCCCACGAAGCAGCTACAGTCGCCACAGTGCTTATTCACGCAGCAAGAAGAGCAGCAAACGAGGCAGAAACAGAAAACAAGGCAGCAAGAGTGTTACCATCAAGAATGGTGATACCCTTTCTGAAATAGCAGCACGCCACGGAACAACCGTTAAGAAACTGCGCAAACTGAACGGCATCAAGGGTAACAGTATCCGTGCCGGAAAGAAAATCAAAGTGAAATAA
- a CDS encoding DUF5683 domain-containing protein — protein MGAQAQKSKQKKQVTDVPTIASADSAKIAIDSMLTAQDSSKLASLTQSAKPVRKKRNWATWRPDTKRAMWLALVLPGAGQIYNRKYWKLPFIYGGFVGCTYAITWNNQMYHDYSQAYMDIMDDDPNTQSYNQFLHLGAQINESNIERYKEIFRKRKDKYRRWRDLGTFVMIGIYAFSVIDAYVDASLSEFDISDDLSLRIEPTMLNNGNKTANPLRSGSLGVSCSLTF, from the coding sequence ATGGGCGCACAGGCACAGAAGTCGAAACAAAAAAAACAAGTGACCGATGTGCCAACCATTGCATCAGCCGACTCGGCAAAAATAGCCATAGACTCGATGCTTACCGCACAAGACAGCAGCAAACTGGCAAGCCTCACCCAATCAGCAAAGCCTGTACGCAAAAAGCGCAACTGGGCAACCTGGCGACCTGATACCAAGCGTGCCATGTGGTTGGCACTTGTATTACCTGGTGCCGGACAGATATACAATCGCAAATATTGGAAACTGCCTTTCATCTATGGCGGTTTCGTAGGCTGTACATACGCCATCACCTGGAACAACCAGATGTATCACGACTATTCGCAAGCCTACATGGATATTATGGACGATGACCCCAACACCCAGAGCTACAATCAGTTTCTGCACTTGGGTGCCCAGATCAACGAATCGAACATAGAACGCTATAAGGAAATCTTCCGCAAGCGAAAAGATAAATATCGCCGTTGGAGAGACTTGGGAACCTTCGTCATGATAGGCATCTATGCCTTCTCAGTGATTGATGCCTACGTAGATGCATCGCTCTCGGAATTTGACATCTCCGATGATCTCTCGCTCAGAATAGAGCCTACCATGCTGAATAACGGCAACAAGACTGCCAATCCGCTGCGGTCTGGAAGCCTCGGCGTAAGTTGCTCACTCACATTTTAA
- a CDS encoding ParB/RepB/Spo0J family partition protein has protein sequence MAVHKKYNNGTKSNALGRGLDALISTEGVRTQGSSTINEIPLDQIEANPNQPRREFDDEALHELAESIKAIGIIQPITLRQVSENRFQIIAGERRWRASQLAGLTAIPAYIRTISDENVMEMALVENIQRQDLNAIEIALAYEHLLENEGMTQEKISERVGKSRAAIANYLRLLKLPAQVQMALQKKEIDMGHCRALLALDSPSLQIKLFKEIQKNGYSVRKVEEMVQRLKSGEDIESGKKTITAKAQMSEEFTQLKNRLSQFLNTKVQFTCSAKGKGKISIPFANEEELEHIMNVFDQLKQE, from the coding sequence ATGGCAGTACACAAGAAATACAACAACGGTACAAAGAGCAACGCTTTAGGACGCGGACTCGATGCCCTCATCTCTACCGAGGGAGTGCGCACCCAGGGCAGCAGTACCATCAATGAAATTCCTCTCGACCAGATTGAGGCGAATCCCAATCAGCCACGCCGGGAGTTTGACGACGAAGCCCTACATGAGCTCGCCGAAAGCATCAAGGCCATAGGCATCATCCAGCCTATCACCTTAAGACAGGTTTCAGAAAACAGATTTCAGATTATCGCCGGTGAACGCCGCTGGCGCGCTTCACAACTTGCGGGGCTGACAGCTATCCCTGCATACATCCGCACCATCAGCGATGAGAACGTAATGGAAATGGCGCTCGTAGAGAATATCCAGCGCCAAGACCTCAACGCCATAGAAATAGCACTCGCCTACGAACACCTTCTGGAAAACGAGGGTATGACACAGGAGAAAATTTCAGAACGTGTGGGCAAGAGCCGTGCAGCTATCGCCAACTATCTGCGACTGCTCAAACTTCCTGCCCAGGTGCAGATGGCACTACAGAAGAAAGAAATCGACATGGGTCATTGCCGTGCCCTACTGGCCCTCGACTCACCTTCGCTGCAAATCAAGTTGTTCAAGGAGATACAAAAGAACGGCTACTCAGTAAGAAAGGTTGAAGAGATGGTACAGCGACTCAAGAGCGGAGAAGACATCGAGAGCGGTAAGAAAACCATCACGGCTAAGGCTCAGATGTCTGAGGAATTTACACAACTCAAAAACCGCCTGTCACAGTTTCTCAATACAAAAGTGCAGTTCACCTGCTCTGCTAAGGGCAAGGGAAAAATCAGCATTCCATTCGCCAACGAAGAGGAGCTGGAGCACATCATGAATGTTTTCGATCAGTTAAAGCAAGAATAA
- the surE gene encoding 5'/3'-nucleotidase SurE, producing the protein MENKKPLVLISNDDGYHANGIKTLVSFLKDWCDLLVVAPESARSGFACAFSATTPLRLKRRHNMGNDVEVWSCSGTPVDCVKLALDQFLADRKPDLIIGGINHGDNSSVNNHYSGTMGVAKEGCMQHIPSIAFSSCNYDENADLTPLHDGVLKVVKMVLEKGLPEYTCLNVNFPALPPFKGFKGCRMTHGSWINEVDHRTHPHGYDYYWMVGEYRNDEPETTDTDQWAVNHGYIAITPTKIDVTDYDWLKNFEL; encoded by the coding sequence ATGGAAAATAAGAAACCGTTAGTATTAATTTCGAATGATGATGGCTATCATGCCAATGGAATCAAGACCCTGGTGAGCTTTCTGAAAGACTGGTGCGACCTGCTGGTTGTTGCACCGGAAAGTGCCCGTTCGGGATTCGCCTGTGCCTTCTCGGCTACTACTCCCTTGCGCCTGAAGCGTCGCCACAATATGGGGAATGATGTTGAGGTTTGGTCATGTAGCGGCACACCGGTTGACTGTGTGAAACTAGCGTTGGATCAGTTTCTTGCTGATCGCAAGCCTGATCTGATTATCGGCGGTATCAATCATGGTGACAATTCGAGCGTGAATAATCATTATTCGGGAACTATGGGTGTAGCTAAGGAGGGCTGTATGCAGCATATTCCAAGCATAGCCTTCAGCAGTTGCAATTATGATGAAAATGCTGATCTCACTCCTTTGCACGATGGGGTACTGAAGGTTGTTAAGATGGTGCTGGAGAAGGGATTGCCAGAATATACCTGTCTGAATGTCAACTTCCCGGCTTTGCCTCCGTTCAAGGGTTTCAAGGGTTGTCGGATGACTCATGGCTCCTGGATCAATGAGGTGGATCATCGCACTCATCCGCATGGATATGATTATTATTGGATGGTGGGTGAATACCGTAATGACGAACCTGAGACAACGGATACCGACCAGTGGGCTGTGAATCATGGTTACATCGCTATTACCCCAACTAAGATTGATGTAACGGATTATGATTGGTTAAAGAATTTTGAATTATGA
- a CDS encoding ParA family protein, translated as MGKIIALANQKGGVGKTTTTINLAASLATLEKTVLVVDADPQANASSGLGVDISEVDCSLYECIIDHADVRDAIYTTDIDGLDIIPSHIDLVGAEIEMLNLKNREKVIKTLLQPIRDEYDYILIDCSPSLGLITVNSLTAADSVIIPVQCEYFALEGISKLLNTIKIIKSKLNPKLEIEGFLLTMYDSRLRLANQIYDEVKRHFQELVFKTVIQRNVKLSESPSHGLPVILYDAESNGAKNHLALAKEIINKNS; from the coding sequence ATGGGAAAAATCATCGCATTAGCTAACCAAAAAGGCGGTGTAGGAAAGACTACTACCACCATTAACTTGGCAGCATCGCTTGCCACGCTAGAGAAAACGGTACTCGTAGTGGACGCCGACCCACAGGCAAACGCTTCCAGTGGATTGGGCGTGGACATCAGCGAGGTAGACTGCTCGCTCTACGAATGCATCATCGACCATGCAGACGTGCGCGATGCCATCTACACCACTGACATTGATGGACTCGACATCATACCTAGTCATATCGACCTGGTAGGTGCCGAGATAGAGATGCTGAATCTCAAAAATCGCGAAAAGGTGATTAAGACATTACTGCAGCCTATCCGTGACGAATACGACTATATCCTGATAGATTGTTCGCCTTCGCTCGGCCTCATCACCGTCAATTCGTTGACGGCAGCCGACAGTGTCATCATCCCAGTTCAATGTGAATATTTCGCTCTTGAAGGTATCAGCAAATTGCTCAACACCATCAAGATAATCAAGAGCAAGCTGAATCCGAAACTTGAGATAGAAGGTTTCCTGCTCACCATGTATGATAGTCGTCTACGCCTTGCCAACCAGATATACGACGAGGTGAAACGCCACTTCCAGGAATTGGTGTTCAAGACCGTAATCCAGCGCAACGTGAAGCTGAGCGAGAGTCCGAGCCATGGTCTCCCAGTTATCCTTTACGATGCAGAAAGCAATGGAGCCAAGAACCATCTGGCCTTGGCAAAGGAGATTATCAACAAGAATAGTTAA
- a CDS encoding pectinesterase family protein, whose product MKKLFLSFLMMLTLLPLAAANKYDNPDTIVVSRDGTGEFRTIDEAIEVCRAFMDYSKVIYVKKGVYKEKLILPSWLTNITICGEDRDNTIITWDDHANIKMPTGGLDSEAAVKGKPMGTFRTYTLKVQGSYITLKNITIENNAAKLGQAVSLHLEGDHILVQNCRLLGNQDTVYTGIANNRSAFYDCYIEGTTDFIFGPGRAWFENCEIRSKANSYITAASSPAGQEYGYVFNKCKLTAEPGIDKVYLGRPWRPYAATLFMNCEMGSHIRPEGWHNWGKHSNEQTARYSEYNNHGSGAATKARVAWSRQLTKKEASKVTIKNVFGEEAW is encoded by the coding sequence ATGAAAAAATTATTCTTATCATTTTTAATGATGTTGACCCTGTTGCCTCTGGCAGCAGCCAACAAGTATGACAACCCCGACACGATTGTAGTATCCCGTGATGGTACCGGCGAATTCCGCACCATCGACGAAGCCATCGAAGTATGTCGTGCTTTCATGGATTACAGCAAGGTAATCTACGTAAAGAAAGGCGTGTACAAGGAGAAACTCATCCTCCCTTCATGGCTCACCAACATCACCATCTGTGGTGAAGACCGTGATAACACTATCATTACATGGGACGATCATGCCAACATCAAGATGCCTACAGGTGGACTCGATTCAGAAGCTGCTGTAAAGGGTAAACCGATGGGTACATTCCGCACTTATACCCTGAAGGTACAGGGCAGTTACATCACCCTGAAGAACATCACCATTGAGAACAATGCTGCCAAACTGGGACAAGCTGTCTCCCTGCATCTTGAAGGCGATCATATCCTGGTTCAGAACTGCCGTCTGCTGGGCAATCAGGATACCGTTTATACAGGTATAGCCAACAACCGTTCAGCCTTCTATGATTGCTACATCGAAGGAACCACCGATTTCATCTTTGGTCCGGGAAGAGCATGGTTTGAGAATTGTGAGATTCGCAGCAAGGCCAACAGCTACATCACAGCCGCATCCAGTCCTGCCGGTCAGGAATATGGCTATGTATTCAACAAGTGCAAGCTTACCGCCGAGCCAGGTATAGACAAGGTTTATCTGGGCCGCCCATGGCGCCCTTATGCAGCTACCCTCTTCATGAATTGCGAAATGGGCAGCCACATCCGTCCAGAAGGATGGCACAACTGGGGCAAGCATAGCAACGAACAGACAGCCCGCTACAGCGAATATAACAACCACGGTTCAGGTGCTGCAACCAAGGCACGCGTAGCCTGGAGCCGTCAGCTCACCAAGAAAGAAGCATCTAAAGTTACCATCAAGAATGTCTTCGGCGAAGAAGCGTGGTAA
- a CDS encoding MerR family transcriptional regulator: MAIIPDKTTKLYYSIKEVGEMFGLNDSTLRYWEKEFPFLKPKVAGNKVRQYTDKDIEQVRLIYNLIKVKGLKIAAARKYLNQNRTGAEKSSEVLDTLISVRDQLKELKKQLDGLV, from the coding sequence ATGGCAATAATTCCAGATAAAACAACGAAATTGTACTATTCTATCAAGGAAGTAGGTGAAATGTTTGGTCTAAACGACTCTACGTTGAGATATTGGGAAAAGGAGTTTCCTTTTCTCAAACCGAAGGTTGCTGGCAACAAAGTGCGCCAGTATACCGATAAGGATATTGAGCAGGTAAGGCTCATCTACAACCTTATCAAGGTGAAGGGATTGAAGATTGCGGCTGCCCGTAAGTATCTGAACCAAAACAGAACGGGTGCCGAGAAATCTTCTGAAGTTCTCGACACCCTTATTTCTGTAAGAGACCAGCTCAAAGAACTCAAAAAGCAGCTCGATGGACTGGTTTAG
- a CDS encoding bifunctional (p)ppGpp synthetase/guanosine-3',5'-bis(diphosphate) 3'-pyrophosphohydrolase, producing the protein MDDQNLKDLEREQADNQLIGDAFQHLLDTYLSSRHRKKVDIVTKAFNFARQAHKGVRLSGEPYIMHPIAVAQIACEEMGLGSTSICAALLHDVVEDTDYTVEDISNIFGAKVAQIVDGLTKISGGIFGDKASAQAENFKKLLLTMSDDIRVILIKICDRLHNMRTLESQPANKQYKIAGETLYIYAPLANRLGLNKIKTELEDLSFRYDHPQEYANIEHKLADTESQRDTLFESFTAPIREELDKLGVEYKIKARVKSPYSIWNKMQNKHVTFDEIYDILAVRIIFTPKVRANEVNECFNIYVAISKIYKSHPDRLRDWLNHPKANGYQALHVTLMSKQGRWIEVQIRSDRMDEVAEKGFAAHWKYKEGNEGEYTEDENELNDWLSTIKEILDDPQPDAMDFLDAIKLNLYASEIFVFTPKGEIKTMPAGCTALDFAFQIHTFLGSHCIGAKVNHKLVPLSHKLQSGDQVEILTSKSQHVQEEWVNFVSSAKAKSKILAILRRDSREVQKKGENILTEWLKKNSIEMSASVVDRLCDFHNIQKPETLFQSLGDHQIILGDKDFDELQGKPKKQQTSSWRNYIPFLGKSKEKAQEKGIVKPQDLFVVGKDFNKKKPLILTEENINQFIFPSCCHAIPGDDVMGFIDNKNRIEIHKRSCSIAAKLKSSFGNRIVDAKWDMHKQILFDATIEIKGIDRKGMLLDVSKVISDQLGINIHKVTISSDNGIFDGTIELRVHDREEVKTIMNQLRNIDDLQEVQRIL; encoded by the coding sequence ATGGATGACCAGAACTTGAAAGACCTCGAAAGAGAGCAGGCTGATAACCAGTTGATTGGCGATGCCTTTCAACACCTGCTTGACACCTACCTGAGTTCGCGACACCGCAAGAAGGTAGATATAGTGACCAAGGCATTCAATTTCGCCCGACAGGCGCACAAAGGTGTGCGCCTGTCGGGCGAACCATATATCATGCACCCTATCGCCGTGGCTCAGATAGCCTGCGAGGAGATGGGGCTCGGCTCAACGAGCATCTGTGCCGCACTGCTTCATGATGTGGTAGAAGATACCGACTACACAGTAGAAGATATCTCAAACATCTTTGGAGCCAAGGTGGCACAAATCGTTGATGGACTCACCAAAATCAGTGGTGGAATCTTCGGCGATAAGGCATCAGCACAGGCAGAAAACTTCAAAAAACTGTTGCTCACTATGAGCGATGACATCCGTGTTATCCTTATCAAGATTTGCGACCGCCTGCACAACATGCGCACGCTGGAATCGCAACCAGCCAACAAACAATACAAGATTGCGGGCGAAACCTTGTATATTTATGCACCTCTCGCCAACCGATTGGGCTTGAACAAGATCAAGACCGAACTCGAAGACCTCAGCTTCCGCTACGACCATCCACAGGAGTATGCCAACATAGAGCATAAACTTGCCGATACCGAATCGCAGCGCGATACCCTCTTCGAGAGTTTTACTGCACCTATCCGCGAAGAACTCGACAAGTTAGGCGTAGAATACAAAATCAAAGCACGTGTGAAGAGCCCTTATTCTATTTGGAACAAGATGCAGAACAAGCACGTTACCTTCGATGAGATTTACGACATTCTTGCTGTGCGCATCATCTTTACGCCAAAGGTAAGAGCAAACGAAGTAAACGAATGTTTCAATATCTACGTAGCCATCAGCAAAATCTACAAAAGCCATCCTGACCGTCTACGCGACTGGTTGAACCATCCGAAAGCAAACGGTTATCAGGCACTCCACGTTACCCTGATGAGTAAGCAGGGAAGATGGATAGAAGTGCAGATCCGTTCCGACCGTATGGACGAGGTAGCAGAAAAGGGGTTTGCTGCCCACTGGAAATACAAAGAAGGAAACGAAGGTGAATATACAGAAGATGAGAACGAGCTGAACGACTGGCTCAGCACCATCAAGGAGATTCTGGACGATCCGCAGCCGGATGCCATGGACTTCCTCGATGCCATCAAGCTGAACCTCTATGCTTCAGAAATCTTCGTCTTCACACCAAAGGGAGAAATCAAGACGATGCCGGCAGGCTGTACTGCCCTCGACTTCGCCTTCCAGATTCATACCTTCCTGGGCAGCCACTGTATCGGAGCCAAGGTAAACCATAAGCTGGTTCCGCTGAGCCATAAGCTGCAAAGTGGCGACCAGGTTGAGATTCTTACTTCCAAGAGCCAGCATGTACAGGAAGAATGGGTAAACTTCGTCAGTTCGGCCAAGGCAAAGAGCAAGATTCTGGCCATCCTGCGCCGCGATTCACGAGAGGTTCAGAAGAAGGGAGAAAACATACTCACCGAATGGCTCAAGAAGAACAGCATCGAGATGAGTGCGTCGGTGGTAGACCGCCTATGCGATTTTCATAATATCCAGAAGCCTGAAACCCTCTTCCAGTCATTGGGAGACCATCAGATTATCCTAGGCGATAAAGACTTCGATGAGTTGCAGGGCAAGCCTAAAAAACAGCAGACCAGCAGCTGGCGCAATTATATCCCATTCCTGGGCAAGAGCAAGGAGAAGGCTCAAGAAAAAGGCATCGTGAAGCCTCAGGATCTTTTCGTGGTGGGCAAAGACTTCAACAAGAAGAAGCCACTCATCCTGACCGAGGAGAACATCAACCAGTTTATCTTCCCTAGCTGCTGCCATGCGATTCCTGGCGATGACGTTATGGGCTTTATCGACAACAAGAACCGCATCGAAATCCATAAGCGCTCTTGCAGCATAGCAGCCAAACTGAAGTCCAGTTTCGGCAACCGCATCGTAGATGCCAAATGGGACATGCACAAGCAGATACTCTTCGATGCTACCATCGAAATCAAGGGTATCGACCGTAAGGGCATGCTGCTGGATGTAAGTAAGGTGATTAGCGACCAGTTGGGTATCAATATCCACAAGGTAACTATCAGTAGCGACAACGGCATCTTCGACGGTACCATCGAACTCCGTGTTCACGACCGCGAAGAAGTTAAGACCATTATGAACCAACTCCGAAATATTGATGATCTGCAAGAAGTACAGAGGATCCTGTAA